One Lepidochelys kempii isolate rLepKem1 chromosome 12, rLepKem1.hap2, whole genome shotgun sequence genomic region harbors:
- the IST1 gene encoding IST1 homolog isoform X1, producing the protein MLGSGFKAERLRVNLRLVINRLKLLEKKKTELAQKARKEIADYLASGKDERARIRVEHIIREDYLVEAMEILELYCDLLLARFGLIQSMKDLDTGLAEAVSTLIWAAPRLQSEVAELKIVADQLCAKYSKEYGKLCRTNQIGTVNDRLMHKLSVEAPPKILVERYLIEIAKNYNVPYEPDSVVMAEAPTGVEADLIDVGFIDDTKKGGRGGGGGGFMAPLVGPDGIVPMPVPIPSPYPPIKGPEIFNGVPVGTYQPFANLHPPPIPAAPPMYESVDDLSTDKDVSSAQVAGPGPKPEASTKPGTGAPDIYDNFVLPELPSVPDTLPMASAGANTSASEDIDFDDLSRRFEELKKKT; encoded by the exons ATGCTGGGCTCCGGGTTCAAGGCCGAGCGTTTGCGAGTCAACCTGCGCCTGGTTATCAATCGCCTCAAACTGttggagaaaaagaaaa CTGAGCTAGCCCAGAAGGCAAGGAAGGAGATTGCAGATTACCTGGCATCAGGGAAGGATGAACGAGCACGGATCCGTGTGGAGCACATCATCCGAGAAGACTACTTAGTGGAGGCCATGGAGATCCTGGAGCTGTACTGTGACCTGCTCTTAGCTCGCTTCGGCTTGATTCAGTCTATGAA GGATCTGGACACTGGCCTGGCGGAAGCCGTCTCTACACTAATCTGGGCTGCCCCACGACTACAGTCTGAAGTGGCCGAGCTGAAAATT GTTGCTGACCAGCTGTGTGCAAAGTACAGCAAGGAGTATGGCAAGCTATGCAGGACAAACCAGATCGGGACAGTCAATGACAGG CTGATGCACAAGCTGAGCGTGGAGGCTCCCCCCAAAATCCTGGTGGAGAGGTACCTGATTGAGATTGCGAAGAACTACAATGTGCCCTATGAACCTGACTCGGTGGTGAtg GCTGAAGCCCCAACTGGCGTTGAGGCGGATCTGATCGACGTGGGGTTCATAGACGACACGAAGAAAGGTGGACGTGGAGGAGGGGGCGGTGGGTTCATGGCCCCGCTGGTTGGTCCTGATGGAATAGTGCCAATGCCCGTGCCCATTCCATCGCCCTATCCACCTATAAAGGGACCG GAGATCTTCAATGGAGTACCTGTGGGGACTTACCAGCCTTTTGCCAACCTACATCCACCTCCGATCCCAGCAGCTCCCCCAATGTATGAGTCT GTTGATGACCTTAGTACTGACAAGGATGTGTCTTCTGCACAGGTGGCTG GTCCTGGACCTAAGCCAGAAGCCTCTACAAAGCCAGGAACTGGCGCTCCAGATATCTATGATAACTTTGTGCTGCCCGAATTACCATCTGTGCCCGATACACTGCCAATGGCATCTGCTGGTGCCAACACCTCTGCGTCTGAAGATATTGATTTCGATGATCTTTCTCGGAGATTTGAGGAGCTAAAGAAGAAAACCTAA
- the IST1 gene encoding IST1 homolog isoform X2, protein MLGSGFKAERLRVNLRLVINRLKLLEKKKTELAQKARKEIADYLASGKDERARIRVEHIIREDYLVEAMEILELYCDLLLARFGLIQSMKDLDTGLAEAVSTLIWAAPRLQSEVAELKILMHKLSVEAPPKILVERYLIEIAKNYNVPYEPDSVVMAEAPTGVEADLIDVGFIDDTKKGGRGGGGGGFMAPLVGPDGIVPMPVPIPSPYPPIKGPEIFNGVPVGTYQPFANLHPPPIPAAPPMYESVDDLSTDKDVSSAQVAGPGPKPEASTKPGTGAPDIYDNFVLPELPSVPDTLPMASAGANTSASEDIDFDDLSRRFEELKKKT, encoded by the exons ATGCTGGGCTCCGGGTTCAAGGCCGAGCGTTTGCGAGTCAACCTGCGCCTGGTTATCAATCGCCTCAAACTGttggagaaaaagaaaa CTGAGCTAGCCCAGAAGGCAAGGAAGGAGATTGCAGATTACCTGGCATCAGGGAAGGATGAACGAGCACGGATCCGTGTGGAGCACATCATCCGAGAAGACTACTTAGTGGAGGCCATGGAGATCCTGGAGCTGTACTGTGACCTGCTCTTAGCTCGCTTCGGCTTGATTCAGTCTATGAA GGATCTGGACACTGGCCTGGCGGAAGCCGTCTCTACACTAATCTGGGCTGCCCCACGACTACAGTCTGAAGTGGCCGAGCTGAAAATT CTGATGCACAAGCTGAGCGTGGAGGCTCCCCCCAAAATCCTGGTGGAGAGGTACCTGATTGAGATTGCGAAGAACTACAATGTGCCCTATGAACCTGACTCGGTGGTGAtg GCTGAAGCCCCAACTGGCGTTGAGGCGGATCTGATCGACGTGGGGTTCATAGACGACACGAAGAAAGGTGGACGTGGAGGAGGGGGCGGTGGGTTCATGGCCCCGCTGGTTGGTCCTGATGGAATAGTGCCAATGCCCGTGCCCATTCCATCGCCCTATCCACCTATAAAGGGACCG GAGATCTTCAATGGAGTACCTGTGGGGACTTACCAGCCTTTTGCCAACCTACATCCACCTCCGATCCCAGCAGCTCCCCCAATGTATGAGTCT GTTGATGACCTTAGTACTGACAAGGATGTGTCTTCTGCACAGGTGGCTG GTCCTGGACCTAAGCCAGAAGCCTCTACAAAGCCAGGAACTGGCGCTCCAGATATCTATGATAACTTTGTGCTGCCCGAATTACCATCTGTGCCCGATACACTGCCAATGGCATCTGCTGGTGCCAACACCTCTGCGTCTGAAGATATTGATTTCGATGATCTTTCTCGGAGATTTGAGGAGCTAAAGAAGAAAACCTAA
- the IST1 gene encoding IST1 homolog isoform X3, which translates to MLGSGFKAERLRVNLRLVINRLKLLEKKKTELAQKARKEIADYLASGKDERARIRVEHIIREDYLVEAMEILELYCDLLLARFGLIQSMKDLDTGLAEAVSTLIWAAPRLQSEVAELKIVADQLCAKYSKEYGKLCRTNQIGTVNDRLMHKLSVEAPPKILVERYLIEIAKNYNVPYEPDSVVMAEAPTGVEADLIDVGFIDDTKKGGRGGGGGGFMAPLVGPDGIVPMPVPIPSPYPPIKGPEIFNGVPVGTYQPFANLHPPPIPAAPPMYELMTLVLTRMCLLHRWLVLDLSQKPLQSQELALQISMITLCCPNYHLCPIHCQWHLLVPTPLRLKILISMIFLGDLRS; encoded by the exons ATGCTGGGCTCCGGGTTCAAGGCCGAGCGTTTGCGAGTCAACCTGCGCCTGGTTATCAATCGCCTCAAACTGttggagaaaaagaaaa CTGAGCTAGCCCAGAAGGCAAGGAAGGAGATTGCAGATTACCTGGCATCAGGGAAGGATGAACGAGCACGGATCCGTGTGGAGCACATCATCCGAGAAGACTACTTAGTGGAGGCCATGGAGATCCTGGAGCTGTACTGTGACCTGCTCTTAGCTCGCTTCGGCTTGATTCAGTCTATGAA GGATCTGGACACTGGCCTGGCGGAAGCCGTCTCTACACTAATCTGGGCTGCCCCACGACTACAGTCTGAAGTGGCCGAGCTGAAAATT GTTGCTGACCAGCTGTGTGCAAAGTACAGCAAGGAGTATGGCAAGCTATGCAGGACAAACCAGATCGGGACAGTCAATGACAGG CTGATGCACAAGCTGAGCGTGGAGGCTCCCCCCAAAATCCTGGTGGAGAGGTACCTGATTGAGATTGCGAAGAACTACAATGTGCCCTATGAACCTGACTCGGTGGTGAtg GCTGAAGCCCCAACTGGCGTTGAGGCGGATCTGATCGACGTGGGGTTCATAGACGACACGAAGAAAGGTGGACGTGGAGGAGGGGGCGGTGGGTTCATGGCCCCGCTGGTTGGTCCTGATGGAATAGTGCCAATGCCCGTGCCCATTCCATCGCCCTATCCACCTATAAAGGGACCG GAGATCTTCAATGGAGTACCTGTGGGGACTTACCAGCCTTTTGCCAACCTACATCCACCTCCGATCCCAGCAGCTCCCCCAATGTATGA GTTGATGACCTTAGTACTGACAAGGATGTGTCTTCTGCACAGGTGGCTG GTCCTGGACCTAAGCCAGAAGCCTCTACAAAGCCAGGAACTGGCGCTCCAGATATCTATGATAACTTTGTGCTGCCCGAATTACCATCTGTGCCCGATACACTGCCAATGGCATCTGCTGGTGCCAACACCTCTGCGTCTGAAGATATTGATTTCGATGATCTTTCTCGGAGATTTGAGGAGCTAA